The following is a genomic window from Manihot esculenta cultivar AM560-2 chromosome 9, M.esculenta_v8, whole genome shotgun sequence.
ATTCATACACAACCACTTGCATTCTACAGCTCATTATCTTCATGAATGCTTAGGTCAAATGAGGTTATGCCATACAGGAAAGAATTATTACCTGCCATGAATCGTAGGCTGCATTGAGAATGAATAAAGGGGTTTTTACGTTGCCAATTATGTTTTGTGGGAAGAAGCACTgaacaaaaagaaaatcaaagggAAAAAAAGGTGAATTTCAGAGTTATTTTATGCATTCAAGTTTTTAATATTGCCCGAGAAAACAACTCCAAGGAAGAAAGAGTTACCGAAGTTGGATCGAGATGGTTAGTGCAAATGCGTGGCAGGTTGTTTCGCACCCCCTGTGATAAGTAACACAATTTCCTTGAGCATGCAACAACAGCAATAAACCTTCAGATTAGACTATGGAAGTTAGAAGATCCTATCTATATAATACCTGCAAGCCCACCACACCACTGTACATATTTCTTAACGTGTGGCCACCAGATATATCAACTCTACAATTACAAAACAAAGAGCCAATAGGTATATGAGATAATAAGCCGGTGACAAATTAAAGCTGGCCATGAAAGAAAGTCTATGTAAGTAGAAATTACGCATCAAGGAATAAACCAGCATCACTTAGGCACTTCACTCTACTTGTTCTTGGAAACAAGTTCCTAAACTCATCACAGTGTAAAATAGAAGCCAAACCACCTGCGGAGCACCCAGATAGAAGAGCCTGAGGTGCAAAAAGAAGTTGTAATTGAGAGCAGAATTAAGACAGAAAGGTAAAAAAAAGGGAGATTGAGAGCTTGACAAATGTAAAACCTGGTTAGCATATCGCATTCCCTTTGACATTAAATCTTCCATCGCAGCTGACCATATACGTTGTCCTCTAAATTGCAGTTGTGCAGCCTATAACACCGTTTGATTTCAGCAAGCAATTACATGGTCAGAAACTTTGTTCAGAACTTAAAGATtcttcaaaaatcaaaatcacaTGGTGAAAGAATAGTTAACCAAGGACGCAATCATATATAAATAACAAACAGCGCAATCCTGACCTTATTTTCACTATCCCCAGCAAACGAGGCACCATCACAGTAACGGAGTTTTACTCTGTTCCAGTTGAAAAAATCTGCAAGGAAATGCCAAATAGAATCttaggaaaaaatatatattttcaggACAGCAACAGTAGGAAATAGGTGATAAAACAAAAGGACAGTAATTTGATAAGTCTTGATAATTTCATATGCAGTTCGAGAATTAAAGCATACCAGGATTATCTTGAGGCCTATTGCTTAAAATTCCTGTAAAAGGCACCAGCTTCTCCATGTATCTAGATGAACCACGGCGGGTTGTTTTTCGATAAACACAATTTCTAATGTTATTGCACCAACCTCCTCCCTGCACAAGATTTTTGACAGAGTTTAGTTCTCAATTATACAACCACTATCTTAACCAGAAAAACCGCACAAGCAAAAACACAATGTGCCAATAATCAACAAGACAttcatcatgcaaagattttaCCCATTTTAATGTTACTGTGGATTTTTGTCATAAATCTTTAGCTGGGTGCTGGTGCTCATTCCAGGTAGAACAAAGAAATAGAAAATATCGATCACAAGAGAGAGAAACACATAAAAGACGAGCTCTTTGACGTTCAAATCATGAAAGTAAATATAATAAGGCAACTGGAGACCAATAATAATAGTATAATGCTCTCAATTGGGTGATGAAAGACAAACCTCCAACTGAATGAGCCAGCTATTAGCTCCTGAACCGTATCCTCTATGCCAATGGTATCCAGGCAATGTTCCATCCAAACAGACTGTGAGATTGAAAAACTTAATTAGGACAAGATTAAAGGTAAACTTTAATccaataaaataatcaaatatctCATGTCTTGTGACAACTGGCATCAGCATTTACTAAACAAagtgtaaattttttaaaataaatcaaagggTATGAACAACAATAGAGAATAGAACAAATTGTTTCTCCCATATGAATGAGCTAACGTCGGCCAGCCAAAATGATTGGATGAAAAGGGAATAACAAAGAAAACACAGTGCCTTATAGTATTTGATGTCTCTGCAGATTGAGAcatcctcttcttttttttttttttttttttgagaaaaataaattccttTCAAAAGGCAATAacagagagaaaaaaagaaacaaatctAAACTAAGAACCCATAAACCAGAAGCAAGTCCATTAGCAAGTAAACACAATGTAATCTGTCAATTTACAATCAAATCCACAGCAAGAAAAGACGGGGTGCTTATTTTTCAGAGATAAAAAAAGAAGAGCACTAATCCCAGCTAGATGAAGCAATCTGTAAAAGCAGAGAAAATGACAAAAGTAAGAGAGCAATGATGTAAACTAGCAAGTACCTGCTCCTCTTGCACCAGCTCCTTGAATCAGAGTGAGTCCTACCATAAGAGCATTGTTAATGGGTTTAGATTCGTTAAAATAACCATAAGCTTTATCAGCTCCCGTGTAAAATATCTCAGTTTCATTGAATTCAAAAAACCCATCCACCCATTTCCCATAAACAGAGACTAATGCAACTAAAACCCAAAAAAGCTTCCCCATTTGCCCCTCTCTTTCTTCTGACGCAAATCCTCTGCCACCCAAATCTTGAAAAAAATGAGAAAGGAAAAATACAGAAAGCTAAAGACTTTGCTTATCAGAATCAACAATCCCCTGCCATTATTAGTAAAAGATGGTATTTATCTTCAAAATCTGCCAGTACTTAGCTTCATAAAACCAAAAATAGgaaaagggaaaaaataaaTCACAGCTCTAATGAGAAatggagaaagaaagaaagaaagaaagagagagagagagagagagagagagagagtactgAGCTGTTTTACAAAGCACAGTATTTGCCGGGCTTTTTGAGGTTTATATAAACTAGAGGCACGTTTGGAATCTTACAATGATTTAGGTTAACAAGCAAATTTAATATTACATCGTGTTGACCTATCAAATATCACAGGCAGTTGATTACCATCTGATTTATGGTGATGTGGATGTGGGTGGGGTCCAATGGAGGTGACATAGTTGGTATGCTGTGACTTTTATTTTTTGAGGGGAATGTGGTGGGAAATTGCCTGTCTGCCTGTCTctcctgtttttttttttttttttttttttttttttttttttttagaggatctttttcttttaatgaagaaaaaaaaagatatttactATAATTTGTACTTGTCCTTTGAAAGATCaccataaattttattattattattggttTCTTTTTAGTTAGATTTCTCTGCTTACTTGAGATCTGAAATAGATggtattcaattaaaaaattggAGAATTCAATGATTCTTTGCTGACATGATATCACtctcaaaattatttttcaaaaacaatttgataatatatagagagagatagATCGTTAAATTACCAATAGATTTTAACTGTATCATGTTaacagtaatttttaaaatttaaatattaataaaaaatatatttttttagatgTATGCATGCATGAAAAGGACATTTCTCTGGTAATCACAGACCCCTCTCTCTCTTCGTGCCACTCAAAATTATCACACATCTGTACTTGGTAAAATTTTTCTttagatatatattttttttatttttctttttattattttcttagttTTGCATGCAGGCTGGACTTTCATTTTCTTGCTTTTATCGTTTTTTCTTTGCATGCATAGAAGAAAGAggaagtttttatgttaaggattttttttatttcaactcCTCACCGCTGTGTGTTTTAATAAGTTGTTTATCTATATTTGGCAACAAAATGGTTtctattcaaattttattgtggAGAACCTCGGATTGTTAACCACTTTTGATGGTGGAGCAGTCGATCCTAGACGTGATGCCGTTTGAGCTCCCCTCCATGACTCCTCCTATAGCTCCGGTGAAGATGCATGTGGCGTAAGCTTCTATATGTGGTTCTCAAGCAACGATAACAAGTTTTTTAATCCTTACACTTGCAAGTTAGAATTTTGCATGGACTGACTGAACTCTCTTTTTGTTGGTTTATCGAGCAAAATACGTGAAAATTGGTATATATGACTTATTAtgctaaattttagaatatagattttttttttaattaaataaataaatggagcGAAAAGGACGAAATTAGTGTGGTGTTGAATATGTTTACAACATCATTGATAATTAATGATGAGTGGGCCAATTTACAGTGTTGAATTATATACACAAGTGGCCATTTCATAAGCTTACAAAATATAGAAGTTGAATGAGCTTCTGTGGTGGCTTCTCATAATTGATGATGCTTTTAGCTCCGGGACCATCCCACccattattattatctttttctctataaataactatttttaaaacttaaaagcaGATGAAATGGAGTATTTGATTTTCATAAGGAGAACGTATTGATATAAACTcagtatttattaaattaagaagaaaagatattaataatgttgattGGAATGTCCAAAACGGACAATTGAAGCATTTAGGAGATGACATTTTCAGAAGCTAAAAACCATGGAAATGCAAATGGTTTGTTATGCTCATGCTTATCTTTCCAATTAAGAAAGCTCCGTCACGTTTACGCAACGCCTCCCTTCTCCCACGTCTGCATATATTCACGTTTACGCAACGCCTCCCTTCTCCCACGTCTGCATATATTCCCTCCAATCTGCTTAACGCCGTCTTTTTCAATTTGCGACCACCTTATCAATGTCAATGAAATAgaccaattaaaaattaaatttctcagaaaataaaaaatttaaaccatAATCGCAACGGTGAACCCAAGACGAAAAGAGGATTATAGACAGACAGACTCGTAGCGACCCATTTGGTTTTGAGGTAGTGGTGTTTTTAGCACAATATCTGGGTCTGGTTTTCTACTTAATTAATTGGTTGAATTTAAGATTAGCAATTAATGCATTAATTACGGGGTTTTTGCTCTAATTAGAGCGTGCATGTGCTTTGACCTTTAAGCATGCTGCCTTTTGCCTTTTTCTCCTTACCGTGTTTGTGGGGTAAAGCCAATCACGTGTGTCGGTGGCCTTTTCCatgaatttatttatcttttaacaaaattcaaaaattttctacttttttttttttttaattacattttCCCATATTTAGCATTTCCATAAAAATCATCACAAGTTTGACTGATTTCTTTTGTCCTGCGGCTGTTAATAAGTTAATCTCATTAGATTGGGCCGAGCTTAAAATGAATTTGGGCTCGATAAGATCAGGGAGGCCCATTTTAGTATTAGATGATAATCCACGCGGCCCAATCTTGTTGGTCCGCGCGTCTGTATTCTCATTTCTTAATACGCGGGAAAAAGGAGTCATCCTCTTCCTTTCATAGCCTAAAACCCCAACCCCAAAATTCTCATCTTCTTGTCGAATTCATAATCTTTACAGCA
Proteins encoded in this region:
- the LOC110622994 gene encoding pectin acetylesterase 12 is translated as MGKLFWVLVALVSVYGKWVDGFFEFNETEIFYTGADKAYGYFNESKPINNALMVGLTLIQGAGARGAVCLDGTLPGYHWHRGYGSGANSWLIQLEGGGWCNNIRNCVYRKTTRRGSSRYMEKLVPFTGILSNRPQDNPDFFNWNRVKLRYCDGASFAGDSENKAAQLQFRGQRIWSAAMEDLMSKGMRYANQALLSGCSAGGLASILHCDEFRNLFPRTSRVKCLSDAGLFLDAVDISGGHTLRNMYSGVVGLQGVRNNLPRICTNHLDPTSCFFPQNIIGNVKTPLFILNAAYDSWQIQSSLAPPTADPHGYWSECRKNHAKCSTSQIQFLQGFRNQMLRAIRGFSMSRQNGLFINSCFAHCQSERQDTWFADDSPVIGNKAIAIAVGDWYFDRAAVKAIDCAYPCDKTCHNLVFR